One Dermacentor andersoni chromosome 6, qqDerAnde1_hic_scaffold, whole genome shotgun sequence genomic window carries:
- the LOC126523025 gene encoding uncharacterized protein yields MGSKGVVLVLALVLFMVCLAYCQRQGGGGRYPPHGGGGRYPPHGGGGYPGGGGGYPGGGGGYPGGGGGYPGGGGGGGYCGGRRCGPGYHCRGGRRCVPYGK; encoded by the exons ATGGGATCCAAAGGAGTTGTGCTCGTCCTGGCGCTCGTATTGTTCATGG TGTGCTTGGCGTACTGCCAAAGACAGGGAGGCGGCGGCCGTTACCCCCCGCATGGAGGCGGGGGTCGCTACCCACCCCACGGCGGAGGTGGCTATCCCGGCGGAGGTGGTGGATACCCCGGCGGAGGCGGTGGCTACCCCGGCGGAGGCGGTGGTTATCCAggtggtggaggaggaggaggatactGCGGT GGTCGCCGATGTGGACCAGGATACCACTGTCGCGGCGGACGCAGAT